DNA from Amycolatopsis sp. DSM 110486:
GATGCTCGCGGAGCGGTGTGTCGATCTGCTTGGTGTGTCGGCGGTGGGGGTGATGCTGCTCGACGCCGACGGGCACTTGCAGGTGGTGGCCTCCTCTTCTCGGCGGCGCGCGCTGCCGGAGCTCTTCGCCGCGCAGACCGTCGCCGGTCCGTGTTTCGACTGTGTGGACAGCGGGTCGCCGGTGCGGTGCGCGGACATTTCGGCTGAGGCAGACCGCTGGCCGCAGTTCACCGCGGCCGCGGCACAGTGCGGGTTGCGCGCAGAACAGGCCCTGCCGATGCGGCTACGGGACCAGGTCGTCGGGGTTCTGGCCCTGTTGAGCACCGAACCCGGCGACGCGGCCCGCGATGACATCGAACTCGGACAATCGCTGGCCGACGTTGCCACCATCGGGCTTTTGCAGCATTGGACCATCGAACGTGCCAACCGACTCACCGGACAGTTGCAGACCGCGCTGACCAGCCGCGTGGTGATCGAACAGGCAAAAGGGGTTCTCGCCACGTACGGCGCGGTCTCGATGGATGAGGCGTTCAGGCGGTTACGCGGCTATGCCCGCGCCCGCCAGCTGCGCTTGGCCGACCTTTCCCGCGCTGTCGCCGGCGGCGCCGCCGATCTGGCCTCGATCTTGGCTCACTCATAACACTGATAAGGCCGGTCGATATGCCCGCGACTGATATTGGTGATCATCGTGAACCTGACTTTCAGGGTGGTGGCCGCGCGGATTCGAACCGACCGTCGTCGACCTGGACGCGTCCGGTCTGTCGATGACCCAGTTCGTCTTCGAAGGTGGTTTCCGATGAAGATCAATCGAATCAACCCCTGCATCAGCGCCCTCGACGACCAGCTCGACCTGTGTGTGGGTTCGAGTACCTGCAGGTCAACGCCGCCCGTCCTGCACGCCGACGAGCCGGACCCGCGATGACCCAGCAGTGGAAGCATCGCGACGCCGCAACCTAAGAGAAGCACGAGGTGATCATGGCTCTGGCTTGTCCGTTGGCGTGTGGGTCCGCTCGAGTCGGGCTGGTTTTGCACTTCATCGGTGAGGGCTGATTTGAAGTCTGGTTGTGCACCGTCGCGGACCTGCTCGTACGGGATCCACTCGGTCTGGAACGCGTGCGTCCCGGAGGCGCGCACGAGAGTGTCATAGCCGGTGGGCACGGCGGAGCACGGCGGAGCACGGCGGAGCACGGCGGAGCACGGCAAAGTTTACGAGGCAGCCGAGAAGGGGGTTGCTGGACGACGGGAAGCAGGTGTGCGGGCAACCAGGGTGTACT
Protein-coding regions in this window:
- a CDS encoding GAF and ANTAR domain-containing protein, with the translated sequence MEKTPRDWLRRASRTFVSLADTLADGFDVADFLQMLAERCVDLLGVSAVGVMLLDADGHLQVVASSSRRRALPELFAAQTVAGPCFDCVDSGSPVRCADISAEADRWPQFTAAAAQCGLRAEQALPMRLRDQVVGVLALLSTEPGDAARDDIELGQSLADVATIGLLQHWTIERANRLTGQLQTALTSRVVIEQAKGVLATYGAVSMDEAFRRLRGYARARQLRLADLSRAVAGGAADLASILAHS